From Campylobacter showae:
CAAGCTAGAAATTTATTCATCGGGCGAAAATGCGCGCCGTAAAATCTGCAGATCATCATCGCAAACCCGTGTAACGCTCCCCAGATGATAAACATCCAGCCCGCTCCGTGCCAGAGTCCGCCTAGCAAAAACACCGCAAAAACGTTGGCGTAGGTACGGTATTCGCCTCTGCGGTTGCCGCCTAGCGGGATGTAGATGTAGTCGCGTAAAAATCTCGAAAGCGTCATATGCCATCTGTGCCAAAAGTCTTGGATATTTAGCGCTTTGTAAGGGGAGTTGAAATTTAACGGCAGGATAATGTTAAACATATATGAAATGCCGATGGCCATATCGGTGTAACCGCTAAAGTCAAAATACAGCTGAAACGTATAACTAATGCTCGTGATCCACGCCTCACTCATACTAAGCGTAGGGTAAACGTCAAAACCGTGAAGGGCAAACCTAGCGAAAAAATCGGCCACTACGACCTTTTTAAAAAGCCCGATCGAAAATAAAAAAAGTCCGATGCTTAAATTTTTATAGTTTATGCGCTTTAAACGTAAATTTGCAAACTGCGGCATCATCTCGGCGTGGTGTATGATAGGACCGGCTAAAAGATGCGGAAAATACGTCACGAAAAGAGCGTAGCGAAGAAAACTGGGCTCTTTTACTTTTTCGTGATAACAGTCTACTAGAAACGCTATTTGCGTAAAGGTAAAAAAGCTGATGCCAAGAGGTAAAATAACGTGGTGAAGCGGTATGTCGGCGCCGAAAATTCCGTTAAAATTTTCTATCAAAAAGTCGGTATATTTGTAGTAGGCCAGCAAGGCTAAATTTGCCGCGACGCCCGCCCATAAAATAAGCTTTTTGCGGGAGGGATGGGCGCAAAGTAGATGACCGACGTAGAAGTTAAACGTAATCGAACCTAAAATAAGCGGGATATAAATAAAATTCCAATATCCATAAAAAAATAGCGAAGCGGCCGTGAGCCAAAAGATACTGAGTTGAACGAATTTGAGTTTATTTAAAACAAAATAAACTCCAAAAGTAATCGGTAAGAAAAAAACTATAAACGCAAATGAGTTAAAAAGCATTTTTACCCTTATTTTAAAAGAGTTTAAATATACTCAAATTTGATTTAAATTAAGCTTTTTAAAGCTAAATTCGATAAAATCGCCCAAATTCCACTAAAAGGATCAAATTTGAGAAGCGACATCATCAAAAAAGGCTATACGCGCGCGCCGCACAGAAGCTTGCTAAGAGCGACTGGGTTAAAGGACGAGGACTTTGAAAAGCCATTTATCGGCGTGGCAAATAGCTTCATAGAGATTATCCCCGGGCACTTTTTCCTCAACAAATACTCCGAAATTTTAAAAGACGAGATCCGCAAAAACGGCTGCGTGCCGTTTGAGTTTAACTGCATCGGCGTGGACGACGGCATCGCAATGGGGCACAGCGGGATGCTCTATAGCCTGCCTAGCCGCGAGCTCATCGCAAACTCGATCGAAACGGTTATGAATGCGCACGCCCTGGACGGTCTTGTGTGTATGCCAAACTGCGATAAAATCGTGCCCGGCATGGTGATGGGCGCGCTTCGCGTGAACGTGCCGACGGTTTTTGTTAGCGGCGGCCCGATGAAAAAGGGCTACACCAAAAAGGGCGAGCCGATCGACCTATCCACGGCGTTTGAGGCAGTGGGTAAATTTGAAACCAAAGAGATCAGCGCCGAGGAGCTAAAAGAGATCGAGTGCAAAGCCTGTCCAAGCGGCGGCAGCTGCTCGGGGATGTTTACGGCAAACTCGATGAATACGCTGTGCGAAGCGATGGGTATCGCGCTAAAAGGCAACGGCACGGTGCCAGCCCTAACTCCTGAGCGCGAGGAGCTTATCAGGCAGGCGGGACGTCGCATCTGCCAGATAGCGCTCGATGAAAAATACAAAATCCGCAACATCGTGAACGAAAAATCGATCCAAAACGCCCTAGTCGTCGATATGGCGATGGGCGGTAGCAGCAACACCGTGCTGCACATCCTAGCTATCGCGCGCGAAGCTGGGGTAAATTTACAGATCGCGGGACTTAACGAGATCAGCCGCAAGATCGCGCACATCGCTAAAATCAGCCCGAGCCTACCAAACGTGCATATGGAGGACATCGACTCTGCGGGCGGTCTAAGCGCCGTGATAAATGAAATTTCGCGCCGCGACAACGGGCTACTTGGTCTAGACGCGCTAACGGTCACGGGCGAGAGCCTAGGCGAGCGTGTCGGAGCTAGCGCCATAAAAGACGAATCGGTCATCCGTAAGGTCGAAAACGCCTACTCGCAGGTCGGCGGGCTGGCGATTTTGTTTGGAAATTTAGCCGAGCAGGGCTGCGTCATCAAGACCGCGGGCATCATCGGCGAACGCAAATTTAGCGGCAAGGCCGTGTGCTTTAACAGCCAAGACGAGGCGATAGAGGGCATCTCAAACGGCAAGGTAAACAAAGGCGACGTGGTCGTCATCCGCTACGAAGGGCCGCGCGGAGGCCCGGGTATGCAGGAGATGCTAAGCCCTACGAGCCTAATCATGGGGCGAGGGCTGGGCGCGGACGTGGCGCTAATCACGGACGGCAGGTTTAGCGGCGCTACTAGAGGGCTAAGTATCGGACACGTGAGTCCCGAAGCTGCCGAGGGCGGCATGATCGGACTGTTAGAGGACGGCGATATCATCGACATCGACGTGGACACATACGCGATCAACGTGCGTCTAAGCGAAGCCGAGATCACCAAGCGCAGAGCTAAATTTAAGCCGATCGAAAAGCCTCTGCCGTTTCGCTGGCTGCGAATGTATCGCAAGCTTGTAACAAATGCTAGCAACGGAGCGATTTTGGAGGCGTAGAAAATTAATGTTAGAGAGATATTTTACTGAAAAAGACCTATCGGATATAGAACAAGAGCTCAAGTACATCAGTGATTTACAAAGTGATAAACTGTATATAAAAACCGGACTTGAAAGACTACTGAAAAGTGAAGATATAATAATAAAATCTCAAAAAGTGTCGATAGATAAGGAAAAATGCAATAGATTATATATAGATTTTCTAAAAACTGAAAAATCTATATATAATGCGTATGAGAGAATGGGAACAAAAGCTTGCAATAAGCCTGAGTACAAAGACTTTTTAAAAAAACACTCTATAAATACTATGGAGTATGATTTAAGAAATACGATAAAATTTTTGATAAAACATAAAGTATTTTCCATACTAAATCTGGTATTTCTCGGTACTTTGTTTTGCGTGCCATATTTTATAAAAATAGCAAAAACTCCAGACATTTCATTAGATAGTATGCCCATGTCTTTAGTTATAGCTGCCTTTATAGGTTTAATTTATGGATTATATTTTTTATTTTTCTATGTTTCGCAAAATATCTTTTTATTTAGAGCTTTTAGCGGCAATCCTGGTTTTTCTAAATTTATATTTATGGCTATAAATATATTGTTATTTGTAATTATGGCTCTTGCTCCTTTTATCGTCGATAAAATAACGTCCATCAAGTGGCTATCTTTAAATACAGAATCTGCTATGAATTGTTTGGTTTCCATGTACCCTATTTTAACAATATTCACATTCGTGTATACATTCAAAAAAAGCGACAAGAAAGAACCTAGTAGTTGTATTTTATCTTTTTGCTTAATTTTTATAACTGATTTATTTATACTATTGATAGTGTACTATAATTATAATGATACATTTATGGTATTTATAACAATATTATTATATGTATGGATTATTTTTATGCGATTTTTGACATTGTTTAGTAGCTTATTAGATTATAAATTCACCTTTGTATTAGGGATTATTTTTACAATACTTATTATGATATTTTTAAGCGGAGCATTCGTGCGAATTGCCGGCATAGGCAACTATCAAACCGATCTTGACATCAAAAGAGAGAATATCCCTGGGTATATAAATTTAGAGAACATTAAATGCAAAGATAAGCCAAATGAAGATATAAATTTTATAAAATATACCTGCATATCTGACGAAATGTCAAGTTCGACGGTAAAATTTAAAAACATCCTAGTAAAAGTAAAATCAGACGGCAGATATTGGCTAGAAGTCGTATCAAAAGATCAAAATAAAAGCAAAATAGATGATTACAGATTTTGGATTTCGGAGAAAAATATTATAAATTAAACAAAATACTGTTAAAATTTGATGCCAATTTTATGTAACATCAAATTTTAACTATATCTTCAAATTTATCTAGTTTGCCAGCTCAAAAATCTCTTTGATATTTTCCTTCGTGTATAGCTTATCTTTGCGCCAGTTTACCGCGTAGTCGTGGGCTAAATTTACGACTTCCTCTAGCGTTTCGTCCTCTATGCCGACGACCTTTAGGCTAACTGGAGCGCCGATTTTACTAAGCCACGCTTTAAAGGCGGCGATGCCCTCATCGGCTGAATTTACGCCGAAAATCTCGCGCGCAAAACGCTCGAATGCGCCCAAATTTCGGCTCTTATACCACTTCATCCACGCAGGCATTATGACCGCTAGGCCCGCTCCGTGCGCGCAGTTTACGACCGCGCTCATGGCGTGCTCGAGCATGTGGTTCGGGTAGGAGTAGCCGTGCGTACCGACGTAGGTTAGGCCGTTTAGCGCCATCGTCGCCGCCCAGGCAAACTCGGCTCTGGCGTCGTAGTTATCGGGGTCAGCTAGTAAAATTTCGGTCGTTTTCATCACGGTTTTGATGTTGGCTTCGATGTAGAGATTGATGATGTCAGGTTGCACTTTAGCCGTGAAGTATCCCTCGATGCTGTGCGCGATGATATCGGCAGCGGAGTAGACTAGGTACTCGCGGCTAACGCTTGCTTGCAGCTGCGGGTTTACGACTGAGACTAGCGGATATAGCACGTCGCCGTGGATGGCGAATTTTTGTTTTGTAGCTTCGTTTGTCACGACCGCACCCGAGTTCATCTCGCTGCCCGTCGCCGCAAGAGTGATGATGTCAAAGATTTTTAGTGCGCGGCTCGGGTCTTTGCCTGTGAAAAAGTCCCACACGTCGCCCTCGTACAGCGCGCCCGCGGCGATGGCTTTGGCGCTATCTAGACAGGAGCCTCCGCCTACGCTTAGCACGCTGTCGGCGTTAAATCTCCTAGCTAGCTCGATGCCTTTGTAAACTTTGCTTAGCACGGGGTTGCTAACTACGCCGCCAAGTTCTATAAACTCTATGCCGTTTTCTTTTAGGCTTGCCGTAACCTTGTCAAAGAGTCCGTCTTTTTTGATACGGTCGCTGCCGTAGATAAGTAGGGTTCTTTTAGCGTTAAATTCGCACATATAAAGCCCGATATTTCGCTCTTTGCCTCTGCCGAATTCGATTTTTACGGGGTTGTGAAAAGTGAAGTCAAACATCTCGTTCTCCTTAAAATTTTAGCCTCATTATAGCGACAAAAGCTAAAATTTAAGTAGAACGAGATTTACGGATCAGCGCTTATTCGCGCAAATTTCCAAAGTATTTGTCGTCGTTTTTCTCGACGTGCTTGATGTTAAAATGGACGAATTTATATCCGCCAAAAAGCGCCAAAACCCAAAGAAAAAGAAAAACTATCGCTTCTATCATTTTTATCCTTAATATGCGTGATGATCGTGCTTGATCTCATTGGCCGTGATCTTTTTGCTATCCATCGCGCGCCAAACGACGAAAATATAGCCCAAAACAAACGGCACTAGCAGGCTCACGTAGGCCATGACGTTTAGCGTGTAGTGGCTAGAGCTTGCGTTTTTGATCGTGAGCGAGCTTTGTAAATTTGAAAACGACGGATAAAACGCCGTGTCCGCAAGGCCTGATATCAAAAATAGTCCCGTAACCGTTAGCACTACGCCCACGCCGTAAGGCACTACGCCGTAGATGCTTGTCGTAAACGCGCCTTTAAATATACCAAAAAGCACGAGTCCGACGCCTATAACTATCATCGCAGCCACAAGCGGCATCTGGAGTAAATTTAGAGCGTATTTAAAGCCCACTAGGCTTACTACGCCGCTCTCGTCGTAGGCAAAACCGGCTTTGGTAAATATCCAAGCGATGAAGATTAAAAAGAACGGCAAAAACAAAATAGTATTTTTTAGCGCCGCTTTTCTGGCATTGGCTCTTATCTCCGCATCGTCGATGTTGTTGATGAGGTAGAGCGCTCCGCCCACGCGAGAGAGAAAAAATACCGCGATGCCTAGCGGATAGAGCATGATGTTGCCTAGCGCTTCAAGTCCTCGAAACGGCGTTTGCCACTGCACGAAGTTGTGCTCGTTTAGTAAAAAGTCGCTACCCGAAAAAAACGTGCTAACCGCCATACCGATCAGTATAACGCCTAAAGAGCCGTTGATGAAAAGGAAAATTTCATAGGTTTTTTGACCTAGGAAGTTGTCTGGTTTTTTGCGGTATTCGTAGCTCACGGCTTGGAGGATAAAGCAAAACAAAATCGCCAGCCATACCCAGTACGCGCCGCCGAAGCTTGTGGCGTAAAATAGCGGAAACGCCGCAAAACACGCACCGCCGAACATTACGAGCGTGGTAAAAGTAAGCTCCCATTTGCGCCCGATAGAATTTATCACCATGTCCTTTTGAAGCTCGTTTTTGCAAAGCCCAAAAAGCAGCGTCTGCCCTCCCTGAACGAACATCATAAACACTAGCAAACCGCCTAGCAAGCTAACTACGCACCACCAGTAAATTTGTAAAAATTCTAAACTAAGCATGGTTTTCAAATCCTATTTTTATCTGTTTTAGCATGATTTTTATCTCGGCTATCAAAAGCGCCGTAAATAAAACGGCAAATAGCCAGAACGAAATTTTGACGTTGGTATCGGCTAAATTCGTCGCTCCCACGCCCACCGTCATGAGATCTTGTACGACCCACGGCTGGCGCCCTACTTCGGCTACTATCCAGCCCGTCTCGATCGCCACTAGTCCTAGCGGGATACTAAATACGCAAAGCCAGAGTAGCTTTTTGAAATTTTCGATATTGTTCGCCATGCAAAGATAAAGCACGACGAAAAATAGCGCTAAAAAGTAAGTGCCAAGCGCAACCATCACGTGGAAGCTATAAAACGTTAAGCCCACAGGCGGCACGGCGTCGGCAGGCTTTTCAAGATAACCGTAGCCTAGAAATTTCATATTTTGAGCTAGAGTTTGCTCGGCTTGTTCCATCGCGGCTTTATCGCCTGATTTTTTAGCGGCGTTATAGGTTGTTAGCGCGCTAACGGCTAACGAGCCTTTGGCCATCTTACTTGCGACGCCTTCTATGCCGTGAGTTTCATTGCCGTGCACTAGGTCGTCGATGCCGGGAGTAAAGTTGTTAAACCCTCTCGTAGCCATAACTCCGAGCGCGTAAGGAAATTTTATCTCGAATAAAAACGGATCTTTGTCGTCGCCTACTTTTTTAGACGGATCTAGCACGCCCATCGCGACTAGGCCGGCATTTGTTTCGCCTTTATAAAGGCCTTCCATCGCGGCTAGTTTCATCGGCTGAGTACGTGCGACTTGATATGCGCTCTCGTCGCCGCTAAACATCAAAAACAGCGACGTAACGAGGCCGAAGCTTGCCGCTACGATGATTGATTTTTTAGCCATGATTAGGTGGCGTCCTTTTAGGATAAACCACGCTGAAATTCCTATCACGAAAAGCGCGCTAGCAACGTAGCCGCTAGTAACGGTGTGTAAAAATTTGATGATACCTACCGGGCTAAGCGCTACTTCAAAGAAATTTTCCATTTCCATTCTAGCGGTTGCCGGGTTAAATTTCATACCAATTGGATACTGCATCCAGCCGTTTGCGATGAGGATCCAAAGCGCGCTCAAATTTGAGCCGATAGCCACGAGCCAGGTCGAGATGAGGTGAAATTTCTTGCTAACCTTATCCCAGCCGAAAAACATAACGGCAAAGAACGTCGCCTCCATAAAGAACGCGAGCAAGCCCTCGATAGCTAGCGGCGCGCCGAAGATGTCGCCAACAAACCAGCTGTAGTTTGCCCAGTTGGTGCCGAACTCAAATTCCATTATGATACCGGTAGCTACGCCGATAGCGAAGTTTATACCGAAGAGTTTGAGCCAAAATTTGGTGATTTTTAGCCACTGCTCGTTACCGGTTTTGACGTAGATACTCTCCATAATGGCGATGATAAAACTAAGTCCCAGCGTGAGCGGAACAAACAAAAAGTGGTATATGGCGGTGAGCGCAAACTGCGCTCTAGACCAATCGACCGAAGCGATTTCAGACATTTTATTCCTTTGTCAAATTTGAAATGACGAAGTTCGCTTTGGCCTCGTCGCTCTCAAATTTTGAATTTAAACTTTCATCAAAGATAAATACTTTTAAAATCCCGAACATTATAAGTAGCTTGATAGCTATCACGAGCCACAGGCTCTTTCCGAGCTTCATGCTCCTAAAGCCGTCTATATACAAAGACGAGATGTTTTTAATATATTTTTTAATCATAATTTAACATACTACAGAAATTTAACTTAAAATATAATTTTAAAGTTTTGATTTTATAAAATTATTTACACCCTCAAGCGTTTATAAATTTTAAATAAGGTATAATCTCGCTAAAAATTTAAAAGGCGCGATATGCAAAAAAATTCAAACGAAACAAAGTATATTTTTATAACCGGCGGCGTGCTAAGCTCGCTAGGTAAGGGCATCGCGGCGGCTTCTATCGCCACGCTTCTTAAAAACACGGGCTTAAAAGTAAGCATGCTAAAAGCAGATCCCTACATCAACGTAGATCCTGGCACCATGAGTCCGCTCGAGCACGGCGAGGTTTTCGTTACCGACGACGGTGCGGAGACGGATCTGGATCTAGGACACTACGAGAGATTTTTAGACGAGAGTCTAAGCCAAGATAACAACTTCACGACCGGCCGCGTTTATAGCTCCGTCATCGAAAAAGAGCGCAGAGGCGACTATCTGGGCAAAACTATCCAGGTTATCCCGCACATCGTGGGCGAGATCGTTGACCGTATCAAAAAGGCGGGCGAGGGTCGCGACATACTGATCGTAGAGATCGGCGGCACCGTAGGCGACATCGAGGGCTTGCCGTTTTTAGAGGCTATCCGCGCCCTTCGCATAGAGGTCGGCCGCAAACGCGCGATGAATATTCACCTAACTCTCGTGCCCTTTATCAAGGTTGCAGGCGAGCTAAAAACTAAACCGACTCAGCACAGCGTCGGCGAGCTACGCCGTATCGGCATTAGCCCAGATATGATCATCTGCCGCGCCGAGCAGCCGCTAAACCGCGAGCTAAAGGATAAAATAGCCGCCAGCTGCGGCGTAGAGCGCAACTGCGTCATCGAGAGTATCGACTCGGCTAGCATCTATCAGGTGCCGCTCGCGTTTTATAATCAAGACGTCTTAACCCCGATCGCCGAAATTTTAAATTTGGGCGAACTAAAGCTTGATATGCGCAACTGGGACAGCCTAGTTAAGCGCATCATCGCGCCGACGAAAGAAACCACGATAGCATTTGTGGGTAAATACGTCGATCTAAAAGAGAGCTACAAGAGCCTGACCGAGAGTATAATTCACGCGGGCGCGAGCCTTGACGCGAGGGTAAATTTAAAGTGGATAGATAGTGAGAAAATCGAGCCTTCAAACGTCGAGGAGCTACTAAAAGACGTGGGCGGCGTGCTTGTCGCCGGAGGTTTTGGCGAGCGCGGCGTGAGCGGCAAGATCGAGGCGATAAAATACGCCCGCGAAAACGGCGTGCCGTATCTTGGCATCTGCCTAGGTATGCAGCTAGCGCTCATCGAGTTTGCCCGCAACGTGCTAAAGCTCGAGGATGCAAATTCGGTCGAATTTAAGCCCGAGTGCGTAAATCCTATCATCTATCTTATCGATAGTTTCATCGACGCGCACGGCCAGACGCAGATCCGCACGCACCAAAGCCCGGTCGGCGGCACGATGAGGCTTGGGGCGTATGCTTGCGACGTGAAGCCCGGCTCGTTGCTGAGTCAAATTTACGGCGGCGCCAAATGCGTCAAAGAACGCCACCGCCACCGCTACGAGGCAAATCCGAAATACAGAGCCGAATTTGAAGCAAACGGCTTGATAGTTAGCGGCGAGAGCGACGGGCTGATCGAGGCCGTCGAGCTTAGCTCGCCTGCGGCGGGCGCTAAAAACTCGCATCCGTGGTTTGTCGGCGTGCAGTTTCATCCGGAATTTACCAGCCGTCTAACGAATCCAAATCCCGTAGTTTTGGGTTTTATCAAAGCTAGCCTAGAAAAATCGAAATAATCAAATTTAGAGCCGCTCGGCTCTAAATTTCCTTCATAAATTTACTTCCATTAAATTTAAAATTTTACGCTCGCATTCACCTTTTTAAAAACGTTAAATTTGTAAAGAGTATCAATTCTGCAAAGCTTTTAAATCCGTATCCAAGCCGTAAAATAGCCGCTTTATTTACAATTATAAGAAATTAAATTTCAAAAAGCTATAATTTGCGCATTAGAAAATAAAAAAGAAGGAAAAAGATGAAATTTGAACCAAAATTTAGCCTTTTTTGCGGCGCGATAGGGGTAAATTTGACCCCCGAGGCGAGCGAAAATTTAGGCAAAAACGGTGGCAAGGCGGCGAAATTTGACGGCGAGGCTTACGCGAAAGCCCGTCAAAACGATGTTAAATAAGGAAAAGATAAAGGAATTACTGAACCAAAGATTTGAAAAGGACATTCACAAAAAACTTTCAGAAATTCCTACGCCTGATGCATTAAAGGACGTATTTAAAGGTGCCGAGCGCATAAAACGCGCGATCGAACAAAACGAAAAGATAGTCGTCGTCGGCGACTACGACGTGGACGGCGTGATCGCCAGCGTCATAATGGCCGAGTTTTTCGATGATTTGGGCGTTAGCGAGTATTTCGTGCGTATCCCAAATCGCTTTAGCGACGGCTATGGGCTAAATCCGCAAATCGTCGAGGAGATCGCGGACGCAGGGCTCATCGTGACCGTAGATAACGGCATCTCGGCAAACGACGCGGCTCAAATTTGCAAGCAAAAAGGCATCGATCTCATCATCACCGATCATCACATGCCGCCCGACGTCCTGCCCGAGGCCTATGCGATCATAAACCCGAAGCAAAAGGATTGCCACTTTCCAAACGTCGAAATCTGCGGCGCTCAGGTCGCGTGGTATCTAGTGGGCGCACTAAAAGACGTGTGCCGCATCAACTACGATATGGGTAAATTTCTCGATCTCCTCGCCATCGCGATAATAGCCGATATGATGGAGCTTCGCGACCTAAACCGCATCCTGGTTAAGCTTGGCGTAAACCGCCTAAACAGCTCGCGCAGGCCCGCATTTACGGCGATAAAGCAGCTTTACGGCAAGGATAAATTTGAGTGCGACGACATCAGCTTTCTCATCGCGCCGCTAATAAACTCTTCTGGCCGTATGGACGATGCGAGCGTGTCTTTTGAGTTTTTGCGCGCCAAAAACATAGACCGTGCCTGCGAGTGTCTCGACACCATCGTGAGCTTCAACAACTCGCGCAAGGAGGAGGAGCGTACGCTTTTTGAGTGCTCGCTAAAGGACGTGCGCGAGGATGAGCATATCATCGTGACGTGGGGCAGGGGCTGGCACGAGGGCGTCATCGGCATCGTCGCATCGCGCCTGGCTAAGCAGTTTAAAAAGCCCGCCATCGTCTTTAGTATCGATGAAAACCGCGCCAAAGGCAGCGCTAGAAGCGTGGGCAAGCTAGACATCCTCTCGCTCATCGCTAGCCACGAAAATTTACTTGCAGGCTACGGCGGGCATAAGGGGGCTGCGGGCATCGTGATAGATCCGGCAAATTTAGAAGCGTTTAAAAACGCGATAAATAGCTCGTGTATGCTGATGGATTTGCACGAATTTAGCGCGTTTGACGAGCCGTTAGGCGAGATAGAAGCCGGCGAAGTGGACTTTGAGCTGCTTGAAATTTTGGAGCATTTCGAGCCATACGGACAGAAAAATCCGCGTCCGCTCTTTGAGATCAAATCCGCCGTCGTCAAAAACAAAAAACTAATCGGAAGGGAACAAAATCACCTAAAACTCATCCTGCAAAAAGACGGCAAATGCCTCGAGGCGCTGTTTTTTAACTTTACTCGCGAGCCGCATGCGGGCGAGAGCATTGACCTCGTTTTTTCGGTATCGAAAAACTCGTTTCGCGGACTGGTTACGCCGCAACTACTGGTAAAAGAGATATCGTGAATTCGGCTGGTTTTACCTGGATTTTGGATTAAATTTAGAGATTTTTCGGCGGTAATTTTATGGCTAAATCTAAACAAATAAAAGATAAATCTAGCAAAAAGAAAACTATTTTTAGCCAGTTAATAACCTATGATATTTTATTTTATACGTTTATCGCTATCGTCGCCGTAATCTTCTATATCATTAGCACGTTTACTCGTAACGAGAAAAAGATAGTCTGTGAAGAACAGCCGCCCGAAGTCATGCTGGAGGCGCTCAGAGAAGGTACGCCGGACGCGATAAGAGAGGCAATGAAAAAGGTGAACTGTAGAGAAGTATACAAACATTCTCGTCATAAAAGATTTTTCTCAAGAAGAACGCACTAAATAAATTTAAATTTAATATTAATATTTAAAATTTGCGCTTAAATTCGACAAAATCATACGATAAATTTTCAAATCCCATCGCAAAACGGCAATTTCTCGCGGATAAAACACGAAATTTTAAAATCTATGAGTCAATTTTAGAGTCTTGTGAAAATTTATTTTTGATATTTGCCGTCTTATTTAAGATGCGACTCGGTTCTAGTTTTATATCGAATTTAAAAGCAAAATGCCGCAATTTAAACACGCAATCGTTATCACGGACAGCATCGGCAGGGAGCAAAATCACCTAAAACTCATCCTGCAAAAAGACGGCAAATGCCTCGAGGCGCTGTTTTTTAACTTCACTCGCGAGCCGCATGCAGGCGAGAGTATCGACCTCGTTTTTTCGGTATCTAAAAACTCGTTTCGCGGACTCGTCACGCCGCAATTACTGGTAAAAGAGATTTTGTAAATTTAATCTCGGTTTTGTTGAGCTCAAATTTGATGAAACCGAGATTACCTAAATTTATAATTTTAATCCGTTAAAGTTACTTTTCTACACACTTAACGCAAACTGCCTAAATAGCACAGTTTGAGCTAAATTTCACACAAAATAATTAATATTACATAAATATTCGTTCTTTATTTAAGTTTATTTTTGCTTCAATTTCAATATTTAATATTAATTTTGCAGGAGCGAAAATGAAAATTTCTTACGTTTTGGCGCTGGCCATGGTGTCAAATTTGATGCTTAGCGCCGAGGAAGCGGTAAGCTTGAGTCCCGTTACCGTCTCGTCAAAAATGCAAAAATCAGCCCTCGACGAGCCGACTAATGCCCAAATAGTCGGCAAGGGCGCGATACTGGAAAACAGCGACATCGCCAAATCGCTTTCAAATTTGAACGGCTTTACGATGGAGCGTAAGGGCGGAGGCGGCAGCGAGGTTTATTATCGTTCGCAGACGGCGGCTAGGCTGCCGGTGCTGATCGACGGTAGCACGCTAAACGGCGGCTGCGGCATGCGTATGGATACGCCCATCACCTACATCTCGGCGCAAAACTACAGCTCGGTTCGTATCGTAAAAGGCCCGCAAGACATCAGATACGGTGCGCTCATTAGCGGTGGTATATTTTTCGATAGAGAGATAGCAAGGCTGTCAAAACCGAGCTTCGGAGGAAACGTAAGCGTGCTGGGCGGCAGTTTTAAGCGGTTTGAAACTACCGCGGACGTAGCGGCGGGTAACGAGCTGGGCAGTATAGAGGTTTCCGGCGGACACTACGAGAGCGGCGATTATAAAAGCGGCGGCGGGCAGAAAATGCATACGCACTATAAACGCAACAGCGTCTCGCTCGTGGGTACGCTAACGCCCACGGAAAC
This genomic window contains:
- a CDS encoding MBOAT family O-acyltransferase, with the translated sequence MLFNSFAFIVFFLPITFGVYFVLNKLKFVQLSIFWLTAASLFFYGYWNFIYIPLILGSITFNFYVGHLLCAHPSRKKLILWAGVAANLALLAYYKYTDFLIENFNGIFGADIPLHHVILPLGISFFTFTQIAFLVDCYHEKVKEPSFLRYALFVTYFPHLLAGPIIHHAEMMPQFANLRLKRINYKNLSIGLFLFSIGLFKKVVVADFFARFALHGFDVYPTLSMSEAWITSISYTFQLYFDFSGYTDMAIGISYMFNIILPLNFNSPYKALNIQDFWHRWHMTLSRFLRDYIYIPLGGNRRGEYRTYANVFAVFLLGGLWHGAGWMFIIWGALHGFAMMICRFYGAHFRPMNKFLAWFITFNFINITWIFFRARDLDSAMKVLKGMFDFSSVKINFNYLEYISNSLGYNQINFMETPQIAMGTFCAIMGITLLVTIFGRNSNEMAARAKFGFLTALFTAFLLALVFAINSGAQESPFLYFNF
- the ilvD gene encoding dihydroxy-acid dehydratase; the protein is MRSDIIKKGYTRAPHRSLLRATGLKDEDFEKPFIGVANSFIEIIPGHFFLNKYSEILKDEIRKNGCVPFEFNCIGVDDGIAMGHSGMLYSLPSRELIANSIETVMNAHALDGLVCMPNCDKIVPGMVMGALRVNVPTVFVSGGPMKKGYTKKGEPIDLSTAFEAVGKFETKEISAEELKEIECKACPSGGSCSGMFTANSMNTLCEAMGIALKGNGTVPALTPEREELIRQAGRRICQIALDEKYKIRNIVNEKSIQNALVVDMAMGGSSNTVLHILAIAREAGVNLQIAGLNEISRKIAHIAKISPSLPNVHMEDIDSAGGLSAVINEISRRDNGLLGLDALTVTGESLGERVGASAIKDESVIRKVENAYSQVGGLAILFGNLAEQGCVIKTAGIIGERKFSGKAVCFNSQDEAIEGISNGKVNKGDVVVIRYEGPRGGPGMQEMLSPTSLIMGRGLGADVALITDGRFSGATRGLSIGHVSPEAAEGGMIGLLEDGDIIDIDVDTYAINVRLSEAEITKRRAKFKPIEKPLPFRWLRMYRKLVTNASNGAILEA
- a CDS encoding iron-containing alcohol dehydrogenase gives rise to the protein MFDFTFHNPVKIEFGRGKERNIGLYMCEFNAKRTLLIYGSDRIKKDGLFDKVTASLKENGIEFIELGGVVSNPVLSKVYKGIELARRFNADSVLSVGGGSCLDSAKAIAAGALYEGDVWDFFTGKDPSRALKIFDIITLAATGSEMNSGAVVTNEATKQKFAIHGDVLYPLVSVVNPQLQASVSREYLVYSAADIIAHSIEGYFTAKVQPDIINLYIEANIKTVMKTTEILLADPDNYDARAEFAWAATMALNGLTYVGTHGYSYPNHMLEHAMSAVVNCAHGAGLAVIMPAWMKWYKSRNLGAFERFAREIFGVNSADEGIAAFKAWLSKIGAPVSLKVVGIEDETLEEVVNLAHDYAVNWRKDKLYTKENIKEIFELAN
- a CDS encoding cytochrome d ubiquinol oxidase subunit II; the encoded protein is MLSLEFLQIYWWCVVSLLGGLLVFMMFVQGGQTLLFGLCKNELQKDMVINSIGRKWELTFTTLVMFGGACFAAFPLFYATSFGGAYWVWLAILFCFILQAVSYEYRKKPDNFLGQKTYEIFLFINGSLGVILIGMAVSTFFSGSDFLLNEHNFVQWQTPFRGLEALGNIMLYPLGIAVFFLSRVGGALYLINNIDDAEIRANARKAALKNTILFLPFFLIFIAWIFTKAGFAYDESGVVSLVGFKYALNLLQMPLVAAMIVIGVGLVLFGIFKGAFTTSIYGVVPYGVGVVLTVTGLFLISGLADTAFYPSFSNLQSSLTIKNASSSHYTLNVMAYVSLLVPFVLGYIFVVWRAMDSKKITANEIKHDHHAY